The genome window TAATCATTATATCTCTACTAAAATCATCCTGATTATTGTAATATTCCGATTTTATTTTATTGAACAAGTCCCAAATAATTTCCTCCTCTTTTGGTGATAAATGCAGGGCTTCGTTTACTTCGTAATCAAAATATCCGTATTTTTTTATTTCGGAATAAAGATTAGAATTGAATAAAAAATCCTCGTGAATATATAGCAAAAATCCTTTTTCAGCATTCTTTAAATTAGCCATTTTTATTTTCTGATGAGGCTTTACAAATGCCATTGAGCCATTGTCGTGGTCATATTTAGTTTTGCCATAAGAAAGTGTACCTGTTTCAAATTTATTATATGAAATGCCATAAAATGCCATTGTAAACTCTTTTTCTACAAAGGGGCAATCTTCGGCTTGTTCAAAAGTTAATACCCCCAATAACGGATTTTCTGGAGGCGAGAATCCGTTAGCTTTAAATAATTCACTTATGGTTTTATAATGTGTC of Flavobacterium marginilacus contains these proteins:
- a CDS encoding helix-turn-helix domain-containing protein, which codes for MTHYKTISELFKANGFSPPENPLLGVLTFEQAEDCPFVEKEFTMAFYGISYNKFETGTLSYGKTKYDHDNGSMAFVKPHQKIKMANLKNAEKGFLLYIHEDFLFNSNLYSEIKKYGYFDYEVNEALHLSPKEEEIIWDLFNKIKSEYYNNQDDFSRDIMITHIDSILKYSQRFYKRQFLNRIILSGTTISKFTDILTTYFENVSFQENGLPTVKYIAEQLNLSPRYLSDLLKQETGKTALEHIHMALIMEAKNLLMSTNNTVAETAYQLGFENAPYFSRLFKKEVGQTPTQYREQFLN